In Balaenoptera ricei isolate mBalRic1 chromosome 4, mBalRic1.hap2, whole genome shotgun sequence, the genomic stretch TTCCCTCTCTCCCTCGGTCCCAACCGCTGCCCTCTGCACTTCCCCCGCGAGcccgcccccctcctcccccttagcCTCTCACACGCCCTCTCGGGGTCCTTGCTCCAGTCCCTCCCCAAGAATCTCCCGGCCGCGGGCGCCCATTGGCTGTGAGCGGGGAGGAGGCGTGTGCCCGGCCCGGCGAGTTTCATTGAGCGGAATTAGCCCCGATGACATCAGCTTCCCAGCCCCCCGGGCCGGCCCAGCTCATTGGCGCGGTGGCCCCTCCAGGACCTGCACTTTGTTCCCCGCCCCCGCCGCGGCCaccgccgccgtcgccgctgcCACCGGGCTATAAAAACCCTCCGAGCCGGGAAAGGTGCGGATGCGTATTATAGACCGACGCGACATCAGCGCCTTGGCCCGGTTCTCTGCTACAGCTTTTGGGAACGAGCTCCTCTAATTGCATCCACAGTAAGTGTCCCCGCCCCTCAGCAACTCCAGCCTACATCCCAGGGACAGACGCCCCTCACTTCGGCTGCGACCCGGGAAGCTCCGTTAAAGGGGACGCAGATCCCTCCCCTGCCCGCCTGTTCTCCTGAGCGGCTTCGCTGCTCTGACCCTTCCCACACTGACCGCAGCACACCTTTCGCCAAAAAGCGAGAAGTCGGGGCAACAATAGCTTCTTCTGCCCAAGTCCCGGTCAGCTGGCGAGCCCCCGGCTGGCCCCGGAGGCAGCGCGTGGAATCTGGGGCCGGCGCGGGCGCTGGGTGCCGGCCTATGAGCGTGTGTTTGCTGCGCGCTGTCGATGGAGATAAGGTGGATGCGTTTGAGGAACCAGATAAATACTTCTCTATTTAGATCTCCACCTTCCCAAAGAAAAGCCCTCACTTGATACTCTTTCATTCCAGCCCTGGAGATCCAGCCTCCGCATTCCTAATAAAAGGCATAAAAACCCTGGAATGCCACCCTCACTGAGGGGCACCCCATCCTCCCTGGATTAAACCACCTGTGGATGAGAGCGGGGGGGAGGtagcagggagggaaagagagatgaCTTTAGCGTACCTGCATGCCGCAGGAAGGAAGGCCAGAGACAGCGAGGTGCACCAGAAGCGACCGGCCACACGCGCCCGGACCCCGAGCTGCGGTGCAGGCGGGAACAGCTTTTCTGTCTCACTGACCGAGTGCCTCTCGATCTCAGTCTCGATTCTGATCTCTACCTCTCTCGTGTTTCTTCTCCTCTCCGCAGTAGGCGTCCGTGGAAGCTTTGAGGACCGAGGGAGGGAGGACCCTGCGAAAGCTGCGACTATCCCTCGGGGCCATGGACTCGGACGCCAGCCTGGTGTCTAGCCGCCCGTCGTCGCCAGAGCCCGATGACCTTTTCCTGCCGGCCCGGAGCAAGAGCAGTGGGGGCAGCGGCTTCACGGGGGGCACCGTGTCCTCGTCCACGCCCAGCGACTGCCCGCCAGAGCGGAGCGCCGAGCTGCGCGGCGCCATGGGCGCGGCGGGCGCGCACCCGGGGGACAAGCTGGGCGGCGGTGGCTTCAAGTCATCCTCGTCCAGCACCTCGTCGTCCACGTCGTCAGCGGCCGCGTCGTCCACTAAGAAGGACAAGAAACAGATGACTGAGCCCGAGCTGCAGCAGCTACGCCTCAAGATCAACAGCCGCGAGCGCAAGCGGATGCACGACCTCAACATCGCCATGGACGGGCTGCGCGAGGTCATGCCGTACGCGCACGGCCCGTCGGTGCGCAAGCTCTCCAAAATCGCCACGCTGCTGCTGGCGCGCAACTACATACTCATGCTCACCAACTCGCTGGAGGAGATGAAGCGACTGGTGAGCGAGATCTACGGCGGCCACCACGCCGGCTTCCACCCATCGGCCTGCGGCGGCCTGGCGCACTCGGCGCCCCTGCCCGCCGCCACCGCGCACCCCGCGGCCGCCGCCCACGCGGCGCACCACCCGGCGGTGCACCACCCCATCTTGcctccggccgccgccgccgccgccgccgctgcggcCGCCGCCGCGGTGTCCAGCGCCTCCCTGCCCGGCTCCGGGCTGTCGTCGGTCGGCTCCATTCGGCCCCCTCACGGCCTGCTCAAGTCTCcgtcggcggcggcggcagccccGCTGGGGGGCGCGGGCGgcagcggcgggggcggcggcggcttcCAGCACTGGGGCGGCATGCCTTGCCCCTGCAGCATGTGCCAGGTGCCGCCCCCGCACCACCACGTGTCGGCCATGGGCGCCGGCAGTCTGCCGCGCCTCACCTCCGACGCCAAGTGAGCTTGGCCGGTGCAGGCGCGTTCTGGCGAgcggggcgggagggggcggggggggggggccggagGCTGCGGGGAAGCGAGGACCGGCCGGCGCTGGGGCCTGGGAGCTCAGTTCCAAGGAGGAGCGCGGCAccgtgggctgggggtgggggcagtggtgaGGACGCAGCACCCAGAAACGGAAGCAGTGGAGGCGCGCACTGCACAGTGGGGAGTGACAGGGGCATTTGCTCTGGGACCTGGTTCAACCCCCTCTGGCTTTAAACAGCGCTGCTCGGGTAGACACCGTTTTATAAGAAGGCACAGCTACGTGCATCCCTTCCGCCAAACCCCCCTTCCCCCGAAAAAGAGGTGATTCTAAAAACTGTAGTTTCCCTGAGAACTTGGCCTCACACGGCCGGGGCAGCCCTTGGTTATAccggggaggaaaggagggaggggagcatTGGAGACTTCCTTTCCTGCCTCCTCTCTGGGCGGGAAGGAGACTCCCAGCCACACTCCAGAAGCGGCTGTCCGGGCCTCGCCCTCACGGGTCGTCCCTGGCCCAGGGCCAGGGGTACGAGTTGGTCAGAAGCCGGTATTTGGTACCAGAAGCACTTACGGTCGTGTCCAATCTCCATATGTGGATAAACCCACAGCTGTCTCAGAACTGTTACCGTTCCTCCCTGTCGCCCCTATTGGTTTGGGGGCTTGTGGCTTTCTAATAAATCTGTCGATGTTCCTTTTTCAACGGTATGAGCAAGCTTTATAGACGGTCAGAATAGAACCACTTGTGGATTGGAATAACCTAAAACTGTCGACTTTAGGTGCGGGTGTTTTTTTTAGTTACTTTAAAATAgaatctccctcccttcccattcTTTCCATCTCTGAGCACAAAGTGATTTGATGTCTTACCTGATTGGCAGCAGTCATTTCGGTACCCGAGGGTTTGACAGAACTcaaaggatgttgctgtgaatgtagttttggttatttggggagTTCTGTTGGctgtttagttttttctttcttggatgtGTAAATATCAATCATGAGGTAAGTGCGTTCTGCGGAGCTGTTTGCTCACGTGAGTGCCAGTCCTACCCcctcacccgccccccccccccccccccccgtctaaGCCGGGTTTCTTCTATATTGGTTTCTTTTTGCCACTTTAACACAAATGACAAACTCCTCCACGTGCTTCATGTCTCCCGCAAACCGCCTGGGCGCTACCGGAGTTGCAATCTGGGCTTCACAGCGTCTGCACGTAACACCCCGCCTCTGATCGCTGCCCCTTGCAGAGAGTGtatcatctgttttatttttgtaaaaagaaaaaaagtgctaaataatatttattacttgtttggttgcaaaaaaaaatgaaataaatgatcgAGTGttgagattttaaataaaatttaaagtaagtCCGGTGTTTTCCAGCCTTGTGGGTGGGAGGAGGTGCGGGGAGCCGCCTGGGGAAGGGGGTGCAGGATTCCATCCCTTTGGGCCGGATTTGGGGACCGTTCTGCTGGTTTTGCCCTGGAGAAAGATAAAAGGGTTGTTTGCCTGTTTTCCTCCCCCCGTAACAAGCACACTTACATTCTCTTTAAAACACGTTCTGAGCACATCCTCCGGGTGCCTCTCACAgctcacttgtttttattttcattttctaacgCCTAATCCGGAACTCCCTTTCCCTTTGGTTGAGGATTATGTTAATTGAAAGTGAACATTCCCCTCCATGCTCGCGGAACTTTGGGCCTCCGGAGTGAGGCCCGTGCCTTTGACTGGGGGTCCGGGCGCTCAGGTCTCCTGCCCTGCCGCGATTCCATTTGCTCTCTGCTGAGAGGTGGTCGCCCACCCGCATCCAGCTCGGGGCTTCAGCTGAGGACCAGCCACGTGAGGCCACCCCCGCGACCGGCATCGCCACGGTGTTCCCGGCAGAGCGCTGCGGGAGCGTTTGGCGCGGGATCCGCTAACCCTTCACTCCTTTCCCTGAGCTGTGCACGACCCTGCCCCGGCGCCCACCCCGGCCTTGAACTGCAATATGTCAGGTGCTGGGAACTGCCCGCGGGGAGCGAGACTGTCGCGAGCCGCGCCTTGGCCTCGTGCTCTTCCCCCAGGGCCACCTCTGTTTTGTCGCCGCTACTGGGTTCCTCACAATCCCAAACTGCAATACAAATTTAGGACGTGGCTCTTAAGAGAGATTCTGGGTAAAAGTTAAAAAGCTTCGGCCTTTCCCGATCAAGGAAGAGGACAGACCATTTTGCAATCTTTCAGCCCGCCGGCTTATGGAAGAACGCGCATCCTTGAACGCAGCGGAGTGTGGACGCAGTGGACTGGTCCCGCGGCCCCGGGCCCTCTCGCTGACGACGTCTTTGGTGGCCTCCGGTGGAAGGTCCCTGCGCCTAGGGCACCCAGGGCGGAGAAGGTTTCCCCGGTTGGAACCCCATTTCTTGAGGTCGCCCCTGAGCCTCAGGAGGACTCCCCTTGCCCGCGAATGAGGGTGGCTCCATCCCCTCGCTCGGGGACAGGTGCTTCCAGGTCCTCCAGAAGGTACGATCGGCCTGCCGGCCTAAACGGCGGGCGCCCAGGGATGGGTGCTGTAGGCCTCCTACCGGCTTCTCTTTTGACGGAAGGCTGGGAAGAGGCCGAGGGGCTGCGGAGGGGGGGGAATAAAGGAGATGGGGCCCAAACCGCACCACGCGAATCCAAGAAGAGAGTAGGGCAGGACCTAGTAGCTTTTATTTCGAAATCCCATTTGAAACGAAATTTGTTACGAATTCAAAACTGGGTCCTGCTCCAGCCGAAGACACAAACAGAGGGGACCCCGCGGGATGCGGGTAGTGGGTGGGGCTCCGCCGCAGTCTCAGCTTCCTTCACCCACCTCAAGACTTGGTGTGTGCAGGCGTGCGTGGTGTATGCAGAGAGGGGCagttgctgaaagaaaataaatcaagtcTTCCCCCACAATCCCCATACCCAAGCTCTCGGCCCGCGTCCAGCCGCCAGTCTCGCTAGACCTGGGCCTCTAAGGAAGGAGGGCCTGGATCCAGCCAGGCTCCGGGCCCTCCCCGGAGCCCCCCACCTACACCTTGCGCCCAGCCAGGGATCTGGGCCACCACTTGGGAGAGCGCAGCGTCCTCAGACTCCGAGTCGGCGCGCACAGACGCACAGGAGCGCGTACGGCCGCCCGGGGCAGGTGGCTCCTTGCAGAGTGGCCTTAGACAGGGGGCAGCCTGGGTGGGGGACTCAGGCCAGCGGTTGGGCTTCGGAGCAGAGCGAGAAAGAACGTTAGGCTACCACGCGGACTTCCAAGGCGCACCCACAACCCCCAGTGAAagcgaggggaggggagaaggcggTGGCTAAACGGTCCCGGAAGAGACGCGGTCCGCAGGGCACTGGGACGGAGGGCCCCCTTCCCGGCAGCATTAGCTTCTCTCGTGCGCTGGTCCACAGCTCAGCTTCCCCACGCCCCACGTGGCCCTCGCAATTCCTCAGCTCTCAGCCTCGGGGCCCAGAGACTTCTGTCACCAGCCCCCAGGGTCTTGGAGAGTCTCTCCAACCCATCCCCCACCATAAAAAGTCGCTGACTTGAGGTTGAGGGAAAGTGCCTCCTCCATGGCCTCTGTCCCCCAGGGCACTGTCCTACCTCTTCACTCGTTTACTGGGCAGCAGACCCAGAGAAATGACTATTCCCTGGATTCTGTGCTGGAGAGCACGCCGGAACCCCTGGGTGTTATCCTGCACCTCTAGTGTCCATAGAGCTGAAACTCTGAATCCCAGGAACAGGCAGTAAGCCAAGGGGCAAAGCAAAGCCTCACACGTAAAGCACATCTCAGTTGGGAACGTTGCTGAGACCCAAGGTGTCGCACTCCAAGAGGATGGCTGTAGGAAGAACTATACCAGGAACACTCATGCAATCTGGGGTTGGGACAGCCCAGCAAGTAAGACCCGTCCTTCTCATTCCCAGACTGAAACCAGGGAAAAGCCCTGAGGCCAGGGCATTGGATTTGAAAGCCCCCAAGACACTCTCAGTGCTGGAGAGATGTCTGTCTGCCTCGCTTTAGGGCAGAGCCCACCTAGCAATCTGTCTGAACTCCCTCTACTAAGTAAACACCATGATGCCCCCTAGAAGTTCACCAAAAGCAAAAGATTCCCCCTACACATGCCCACCTCTCATTTTAAGTCCTTCTTTTAGTATGGACTTTGGGACAAGTCTGGGTCTCCACACACGTGCTTCACAGTACCAGTAAGGATTATGGGGGTCTTTGACAGGGGCCCTACGCCAAAGGTCTCAAGACCTTGCTGGTGACATGCTCTTCAGTCATTGTCTCTGCAAACCTGTAAGAGAGGCCAGAATCAGGCCTGGCGGTTCTCAGGGTAAGTTGTTGCTGCACTGAGTCCCAccctggctggggaggggtgcCTGTGGAACAGCAGGGGTCGGCATGCCACTCCCTGGTTTGGAGGCTGCAGACAGTCCATAGGCTAGACCCCTGGGGCTAAGCCCTCCAGCCCCTGTCAGAGGTAACGGGCCAGACTAGGCAGGGCAGAGACAGGCATCACCCCTCACTCCCACCTCTACTTCCCATCTCTCTCTTGTGGCTGCGTTGTTGCTCCAGGGCCGAATCCATTTGTGGCTGGGGTTAATGGGGGGAGGGGACGCTGCAGAGAGGAACAGATGTGGCAGATCTGGGAGCAAGGAGGCAGCGTGAGGCTGCACCTCGGGGAGTTCAGGATACTAATAATAGGCGGAGGAGGTTGGAAAAGGAGgcaccaacatttattgaaggctAGTTGGTATAGAGCTTTGCGTgtgttattaattcattcaattctCCCGGTAACCCTTTGAGGATGGTGCtactattattccattttacaggtgaggaaactgaggcacagagaggctaagtggctCGCTGAGGGGAGGAGACAGTAAATGGAGGCGGCAGGGCTGTAATCCgggagtctggctccagagcccacctCGTGGAGGTCGCCCCATCCACACCAAAGCCCCCCTCGCCACCTCCCCCTCCACGGCTGTCCCCAGATTCTGGCTGAGCCGCCAGCCTCGGGGATCGTCGGAGCTCCCGCGCTGCAGCCCGCCCGCACCACGCCCAGCCCCCTTAGGTGACGCTCTCAGTGCTCCCCCTGTGCGCCTGGACCCCATCTGGCCCCGACGCCCCCATCTGGGCGGCGGGCGGTGCCGAAAGGCCTTAGCAATTAGCGGGCTCGGGTGGGCGCGCGGCGCGGGCGGAGAAGGGCCGCAGCGGGGGAGCTGAAGCGGCCCCTAATTAGGCGGCCGGCGGCGCCGAGAGGGACTGTCGTTCGTGGCGGGACAGCTGCCACCTCCGCTGGCCCGCGGGCTGCATCCCCTGCCCGGTTGCGCCGTCCACACCGCGTGCTGCAACTCGCAGAGGAGTCCTGCACGGGTCGCGCTGTGGGACATCCGAGGAAGCGGTGGGGTGCGCGAGCTGGGAGGGCGCGCTGTCCTCCCCGGGGACCTCGGGCCTCACTTTACAGCACGCCGAGGGCCCCACAGACACGGGAGGGGGCCGACTGCCCCGCGGGCTTCCAGTTGGCAACCACGGAAAGTGGCGCGGCTGACCAGGACCGCCCAGCTGGGCGCCGGCGTTGGGGTCCTCCAGCCTCCCCGTCGCCGTTCTCGGGGAACTGACTTGCTCCGTGATCTCGTGCCGAGCCGTGCGCCGGCATCCCCTCCACCCCTTGCTTCCTGGATCCCGAGCAGGCAGAACGGGCCCGAAGGGGACGCGCACCCCCGTCCTCACCCGCCGGGGCCCCAGCGCGACCCGCTTGGGCTAGGATTGAAGCAGCTGCCTTGCACCGCGCGCGGCTTTCCTTTGGGGAGCTTTGAGTCTGCGGCGGCCGCAAGGCCTCTGAGTCCCCTAGCTGTGAGCGGGGCTGGGAGTCCCCCCGAGAGGGAGACACGCAGAACCCACCAGAGGCGCCTAAGTTCACGTGGAGACCAAACAGCATCCCGGACACCGGCCGGACACTGGCAGCCGGGTCCACGCTCCCTAGTCCACACCCGAACTCGGACTCACGGGTACAGGCACACCGGTGAGCCTGGAACCTCGAAGCCTTGGCCGTGGTCTGGAAGCCACTGGGGCCTGCTGAGCCCTGGAGGCCCGGTGAGCCAGTGATCATTGGCCAAGGACAGCTCCGTTTACCTTCCCCTTCCTTGGCTTCCGGGAAAGCTGGGAATCTGTCCCCTCCTGCTCCTTCTAGCCCTCGTAGGCCCGGCCCACCGCCCTTCCCTCTGCCGGCCTCCCAGCCCAAACCCACTTTTTGAGGCCTCGGCTTTCCCCGGGGAAGAGCCAGTGGGAAACAGGACCATGAGCAATTCACTCCCTCTTCATCGTCACATCTTCTTGGCAGTAGAAGCTTGCCTTGCAGAGCAGGGCTGGAGTGGCCTCCCAGAAGCCTTGCGGGCTCtctctgacctcagtttcctcacctgtagaatGGAGCCAGGTTGGGTGATGACCAGAGCTCCGTGGGAGGATCAGGCTAGGCCCTGGGTACCTGAGCCCTCGGGATCCCCTGGTCCACCTCTGGGCAGAGGTTCTGGGAGCCCCTGTCTGGCAGAGAGGGTAGGATGGGTGAAAACAACTCCCCTTAGTGTCCTGTGTGTGCACCAAGGGAATTCACAACCTCCACTGAAATGGGAGTGTAGACAATTCTAGAAATGACTACCATTGGTCCTTGGCTTTTCAGCTCCCCCAGGGTACAAACTGGCTTGGATGCCTTTGTATCTAGACATTCCTGCttgatgtaaaagaatgaatggatggatggtgcAGTGGGAGTGAATGGAAgactcagagaaggaagaggTTTCCAGAGTGTGGGGAGGGAGACGAGAGTGTGAGGGGCCAGAGAATCATGCGTTGATAGGGCCCACTGGGGCCTAGAGACTGGTGGGCAATTTCGATTCGTTCCAGGGCAGCTGGGTTCCGATTCCCCCGCACTACAGAGAGCCAAGTTACCAGAGCGGCTATCATCTCTTCTTATGTAAATAGAATAGGTAATAATAGTACCAGACAATTGTGTTATTgccaggattaaatgaaatggccTAGGATTAAATGAGTGGCCTCCTACCTGATTCTAGCCACGAACGGATGCCCTGGGCCTAGGGACCTGGCCAGGGTATAGCTGCTGCACGCTCACTCGTGAGCCTGGGCCCCCAGGAAGCAGCCACCAATATTTAGGTCatcttttgggggtggggaagcaaTCAAACACCGTGAAGACCGTGACGGGGCGGCTGGGTGTGGGGTGGTGGTAGGCTGCCTCGGCCAGGCTCCACCAGGGGTGTGACCTGGAGCAAGAGACAGGCGCTTTCTGAGCCTTAGCttctttccttatctgcaaaacaggggCGTGATGCTAGTACCGTTTCCATAGGGCATCAGGTTTGAAAGGGAGAACCAGGCCCTGGGCCTGACATATAGGGCAGGCCCAATGAGGCAGACGAGTCTACCTAGTTGCTGGGGTGTCATCTCACTGAATCTTCTGCGAGGTCCTACGAGGCAGGGTCCCTGTTACTCTGTCACATGACCAGCCCCGGAGCATCCCAAGGGTGCCTATATGACCCAGAACCCCAGGAGAGGCCCAGAAGTGTCCCTGAGCTCTATATACAGAGTccaatccccacccccaccctacaGGGCAAAGCTCCCGTTCTCACCTCCGCAGGCCCCAGGGTGCCTGGTacggggcctggcacatagtcctTGCATTGCCTAGTGGAGCAGGGCCCACTCTCTGCGTAGCAACTAGAATTAAGTCTTTTTAAGGGCAGGAGCCAGGATCAGAGAGGAATTAATTGAAGGGAAAGTTGTCTGAGAAGCCGAGGCCCCAGCCCCGcagttctctcccctccctcttgggggGAGCCCTTCCTCTCAGGACCAGGCCTGCCGGTCCCTCTATCCGTGCCCCTCGGATGCCCAGTGCAAGGGGTCAGCTGGAAGGCGAAGGACCCTTCCCGCTCTAGAATTGCCAAAGACAGCCACAGTGGTGGGGCCTCgtgggagtggggctgggagctCCCCATCACCCCACTTCTGTACTCGCCCAGCTATTCAGGCCCATACAGCTAATGAAGACACCAGAGTGCTGTGTGGCTCAGCCCAGACAGGAAGGAAGTGACCTAGTGCAGCCCGTGTGCTCGCAAAGACTGCAGCAGGGGCAGGGAACTCAAAGCTGTTAAACCAAAAAGGCGTGGAAGACCCCTCCAACCCGGGGGCTTACCCTGTCTGCCCGTCTCCTTCCCAACATCCCTTCCACCAGATGGGAGTGGGGCTCAGGCCCCAGCCACCCAGAGGCAGATCTGCTTGTCATCACCCCCACATTTTGGGGGTTGAATCCATCAGCTCCTCTTCCTcagtcacttaaaaaaatttttttattgaaatatagttgatttacaatgtgttagtttcaggtgtacagcaaagtgattcacacacacacacacacacacacacacatatatatatattcattctttttaagattcttttccattatagattattacaagatattgagctccctgtgctatatagtaggtccttgttgatttcagtcacttctttttgtttgtttgttttaattgaggtaaaatatCCATAAGATGAAATTAGTCATTTtcaagtgaacaattcagtggcattcacAAGGTCGTATACCCACCACCTCTCTCTAGTTCCAAGACATTTTTATCCCCCCAAAGTAAAACCCTGTgcccattaagcagttactctccacttcctctccctccagcccctggtaactgctaatctgctttctgtctctatggatttacctactctggacatttcatttaaatggaatcatacaatatgtccCCTTTGCGTctggtttttttcacttagtgtaatggtTTTGAGGTTTAGCCATCCTGTAAcctgtgtcagtgcttcattccttttcaaggctgcataatattccattgtatggatgtactgcattttgtttatccgttcgtCTGTTAACTTCTGAGTAACTCCTCAGGCCATTGCATGTGACCTGCCATGGTGAAGAGAAGCCTGGGCTAGGAGTTAAAAGTCTAGAGCAGGCTGGGCGTTCTAAGGCAAGTTGCTTGACCTTTTTGGGCCTCAATCTACACATCTATAAAGTGAAAAGGCCCATTCTAAGTTTTGGCCCTTTGTGACTTTTCACAATGCTGAAGTCCTCCCTGCCACTTGTAGAGAGAAGCCCCATGACTTTCTTGCCAGCCACAACCCTGTGTCAAGGACCCACAAAAGAAAGCCCTGGGGCTAGACAGGCACCTCCAGTGGATCAGGCCCCCCTAACAAGTCTGTACCTTTGGGTCTTAGAGAGGCCGAATCTTAGTGAGAAGCCTGGCTGAAGTAGGTAGTGTTTTGTGAGTTATTCCCTTATTAAATACCCAGCCAGACTCTCATCAACTGCGACTTGATGATGAAATGGTCAACTTACTTGTTGCATATACAGGCCCTCATTATGATATAGTTAAGAGTCACATTTTAAGAAGCGGACATTGAACTAGATCATGAGGATTTAACGTAAATCAGGAGGTTGTAGAAATAGATATCCTGGCTCCTGTAATCTGCATCTTTCATCCGACACACATTTACCACCCTTTTACCCCATCTCCTGCTTTGGGCAGGTTGGAAACATACAGAAACAGAGTTAAGAAATATGCTCTTTCTTAGCATTCAAGAgctttgagggaattccctggctgtccaggggttaggacttggcgctttcgctgccgagggcccaggttcgatccctggttggggaactaaggtcctgtaagccgcacagcgtggccacaaaaaatttaaaaacaataaaaaataaaaatgaaaaagagcttTGAGACCTACCCTaattggaggtggaggtgggggggaatTGGCCTACTGCCCTTTCCAATTGCAACTGAACTGGGGTGGAGGTAGACTTTAATGTAAGGGAGGTACCATTATCTCAAGGATGGTTCACATTTCGCTTTGGAATATGGAAGCTCCGTAAATTGACATGATAATTTCACCTCCTTCTTTTTCAGTACTCCAACCTTACCCTGGCACTTTCAATGCCCTTACTCTGCTCACTCTTCTTTTCCccatactatatttttaaaaattttttaattttattgtttactgtctgtcttccCCAGTGGAATATAAGCTCCAAGAGGCAGAGATCTTTGTTCATCTTGATCACTGATATAGatcagtgcccagcacacagtaagagctcaataaacagtagctgaatgaatgaatgatgaatgcaTATGGAAGATTTTGGCCACCAAGCCCTTTCCTAACAAGAGCAGAAGAGGTCCGAAGCTTCACTGGGACTTCCACACAAGAAAACACAAGCAGAATCTGAtcctgtgaaaaaaaaaaaaatgcattgttgAACTCTGTCTTCccaaaagtactttttaaaaatcagccaaGTCTTGGAGGCTGGTCATGTATTGGTCTTGGGATAAGGGGCAAATAAGGggttttctgaaataatttatcaGTTAGGATCAACAAATTTACTAAAGCTATAACATCTTACACACTTACTAAAGCTGTAACACTTAACAAACTTACGAAAACTGTAACATTCTCCGCTACTTCCTTGAGTCCCTTGGGTTAGTTTTTGAGGATAATTAGGATCCAGACCTTGAGGTCTCAAACTGACCTTTAAATTAAATGGATTCATAGTTGGACAATTTGTCCTAATCCTTTGGGAGGCAAAGTCcttgagttaaaaagaaaataaaaaaggcaaatattcaaTTTGATGAATCTTTCCTATGGGAGCATatctgaaagaggaaaaatatttcctGGTACGTTAGCAGCTCCCCCAAATCATCCACGTCAAAGGGTAGGAGGGTGGCTGCAACTTTTCAATTCAGACAGTCAGCATAAACCTTCACATTACATgtcctaagggaaaaaaaaaaaaaaaaaaaaaaccctcctcagTGGTTGTATTTATCCCGAATGCAAAACTGTCCCCTTTGTTGAGGTCGGCTGAACCAACTCGGCCAGGAGAACAATGTCGAGTCTGCTGGCGGGCCATGTGCTAATGTGCTCATGCATTAC encodes the following:
- the OLIG2 gene encoding oligodendrocyte transcription factor 2, translating into MDSDASLVSSRPSSPEPDDLFLPARSKSSGGSGFTGGTVSSSTPSDCPPERSAELRGAMGAAGAHPGDKLGGGGFKSSSSSTSSSTSSAAASSTKKDKKQMTEPELQQLRLKINSRERKRMHDLNIAMDGLREVMPYAHGPSVRKLSKIATLLLARNYILMLTNSLEEMKRLVSEIYGGHHAGFHPSACGGLAHSAPLPAATAHPAAAAHAAHHPAVHHPILPPAAAAAAAAAAAAAVSSASLPGSGLSSVGSIRPPHGLLKSPSAAAAAPLGGAGGSGGGGGGFQHWGGMPCPCSMCQVPPPHHHVSAMGAGSLPRLTSDAK